The proteins below are encoded in one region of Lonchura striata isolate bLonStr1 chromosome 1, bLonStr1.mat, whole genome shotgun sequence:
- the FZD1 gene encoding frizzled-1 — MAERRGPAASGGGEVGSGRCPRLPLLLVLLWAAALPAGGQLPASQYNGERGISIPDHGYCQPISIPLCTDIAYNQTIMPNLLGHTNQEDAGLEVHQFYPLVKVQCSAELKFFLCSMYAPVCTVLEQALPPCRSLCERARQGCEALMNKFGFQWPDTLRCEKFPVHGAGELCVGQNASERGTPTPALRPESWTSNPHRGGAGGGAGGAGPGEPRGRFTCPRALKVPSYLNYRFLGEKDCGAPCEPGRLYGLMYFGPEELRFSRTWIGIWSVLCCASTLFTVLTYLVDMKRFSYPERPIIFLSGCYTAVAVAYIAGFLLEERVVCNERFAEDGSRTVAQGTKREGCTILFMMLYFFGMASSIWWVILSLTWFLAAGMKWGHEAIEANSQYFHLAAWAVPAIKTITILALGQVDGDVLSGVCFVGINNVDALRGFVLAPLFVYLFIGTSFLLAGFVSLFRIRTIMKHDGTKTEKLEKLMVRIGIFSVLYTVPATIVIACYFYEQAFREQWERSWVTQSCKSYAIPCPNNHSGHHPPMSPDFTVFMIKYLMTLIVGITSGFWIWSGKTLNSWRKFYTRLTNSKQGETTV, encoded by the coding sequence ATGGCCGAGCGGCGCGGGCCGgcggcgagcggcggcggggaaGTTGGCAGCGGCCGGTGCCCgcggctgccgctgctgctggtgctgctgtgggcgGCGGCGCTCCCGGCCGGGGGGCAGCTGCCGGCGTCGCAGTACAACGGCGAGCGGGGCATCTCCATCCCTGACCACGGCTACTGCCAGCCCATCTCCATCCCTCTCTGCACTGACATCGCCTACAACCAGACCATCATGCCCAACCTGCTGGGCCACACCAACCAGGAGGACGCGGGGCTGGAGGTGCACCAGTTCTACCCGCTGGTGAAGGTGCAGTGCTCGGCCGAGCTCAAGTTCTTCCTGTGCTCCATGTACGCGCCGGTGTGcaccgtgctggagcaggcCCTGCCGCCCTGCCGCTCCCTCTGCGAGCGGGCCCGCCAGGGCTGCGAGGCCCTCATGAACAAGTTCGGCTTCCAGTGGCCCGACACGCTGCGCTGCGAAAAGTTCCCGGTGCACGGGGCCGGCGAGCTGTGCGTGGGGCAGAACGCCTCCGAGCGCGGCACCCCCACGCCCGCCCTGCGCCCCGAGAGCTGGACCAGCAACCCGCACCGCGGGGGcgccggcggcggcgccgggggcgCGGGGCCCGGCGAGCCCCGCGGGCGCTTCACCTGCCCGCGGGCGCTGAAGGTGCCCTCCTACCTGAACTACCGCTTCCTGGGAGAGAAGGACTGCGGGGCGCCCTGCGAGCCCGGCCGCCTCTACGGGCTCATGTACTTCGGGCCCGAGGAGCTGCGCTTCTCCCGCACCTGGATCGGCATCTGGTccgtgctgtgctgtgcctccACCCTTTTCACCGTCCTCACCTACTTGGTGGACATGAAGCGATTCAGCTACCCCGAGCGGCCCATCATCTTCCTCTCAGGCTGCTACACGGCGGTGGCCGTGGCCTACATCGCCGGTTTCCTCCTGGAGGAGCGGGTGGTCTGCAACGAGCGCTTTGCCGAGGACGGTTCCCGCACCGTGGCGCAGGGCACGAAGCGGGAGGGCTGCACCATCCTCTTCATGATGCTCTACTTCTTTGGCATGGCCAGCTCCATCTGGTGGGTCATCCTCTCCCTTACCTGGTTCCTTGCCGCTGGCATGAAGTGGGGCCATGAGGCCATTGAGGCCAACTCCCAGTACTTTCATCtggctgcctgggctgtgccggccatCAAGACCATCACCATCCTTGCCCTGGGACAAGTGGATGGCGACGTCCTCAGCGGCGTCTGCTTTGTGGGCATCAACAACGTGGATGCCCTGAGGGGCTTTGTGCTGGCCCCCTTGTTCGTCTACCTGTTCATCGGCACCTCTTTCCTGCTGGCTGGCTTCGTGTCCCTCTTCAGGATCCGGACCATCATGAAGCATGACGGCACCAAGACAGAAAAGCTAGAGAAGCTCATGGTGAGGATAGGCATCTTCAGCGTCCTCTACACGGTGCCTGCCACTATCGTCATTGCCTGCTATTTTTACGAGCAAGCTTTTAGGGAACagtgggagaggagctgggtCACGCAGAGCTGTAAGAGTTATGCCATTCCCTGCCCCAACAACCACAGCGGCCACCACCCGCCCATGAGCCCCGACTTCACTGTCTTCATGATCAAGTATCTCATGACCTTAATCGTGGGCATCACTTCGGGCTTCTGGATCTGGTCTGGGAAAACCCTGAACTCCTGGAGGAAGTTTTACACCAGGCTCACCAACAGCAAGCAGGGCGAGACCACGGTCTGA